In the Ipomoea triloba cultivar NCNSP0323 chromosome 6, ASM357664v1 genome, one interval contains:
- the LOC116022536 gene encoding uncharacterized protein LOC116022536 isoform X2, with protein MRARLIVFPIKGRNWCFSRSVDPSACEAHSSNIPSTFVELWSRISKPAKDKLSWYNLELLIDFAANQMSNQWCNLERAPPGSFKSKIHGLGLWMLSGVKPSEIFLKSITKEVNKVEIIYPSRGTIIHKKYLYGSASLLPLTTVFMVLPFPNIPFFWILFRTYSHWRALQGSEKLLQLTTNFPNNQNSNENTIHTNRSTEVDSGKYHNHQDPMCVLLPSDELQKLLHHADASNGVSESSMDAICQRYSLNKMDVNKYRHSF; from the exons ATGAGAGCTCGGCTAATAGTGTTTCCGATCAAGGGGAGGAACTGGTGTTTCAGCCGATCGGTTGACCCCTCCGCATGCGAAGCTCACTCTTCCAACATTCCCTCCACCTTCGTAGAGCTATGGAGCAGGATCTCCAAGCCCGCCAAGGACAAGCTTTCTTGGTATAATCTCGAGCTCCTAATCGATTTCGCTGCTAATCAG ATGAGTAATCAGTGGTGCAATTTGGAAAGGGCTCCGCCTGGGAGTTTCAAGAGCAAAATCCATGG GTTAGGGTTATGGATGCTGTCTGGTGTGAAGCCTTCTGAAATCTTCCTGAAATCCATTACCAAAGAGGTCAATAAAGTTGAAATCATTTATCCATCCAG GGGAACAATTATTCACAAAAAGTACTTGTATGGATCAGCTTCATTGCTTCCATTGACAACAGTCTTCATG GTGTTACCTTTTCCTAATATCCCTTTCTTTTGGATATTGTTCCGGACATACTCCCACTGGAGAGCTCTGCAG GGCAGTGAGAAACTTCTTCAGTTAACAACAAACTTCCCAAACAATCAAAACTCAAATGAAAACACAATACACACAAATAGAAGTACAGAAGTTGATTCAGGAAAATATCACAACCACCAGGATCCTATGTGT GTATTATTGCCATCAGACGAACTCCAAAAACTTCTTCACCATGCAGATGCAAGTAATGGTGTGAGTGAGAGCAGTATGGATGCTATATGCCAGAGATATAGTTTGAACAAAATGGATGTTAATAAGTACCGTCATTCATTTTAG
- the LOC116022536 gene encoding uncharacterized protein LOC116022536 isoform X3 → MRARLIVFPIKGRNWCFSRSVDPSACEAHSSNIPSTFVELWSRISKPAKDKLSWYNLELLIDFAANQMSNQWCNLERAPPGSFKSKIHGLGLWMLSGVKPSEIFLKSITKEVNKVEIIYPSSLNGLLVRRRVQHIAFRGTIIHKKYLYGSASLLPLTTVFMVLPFPNIPFFWILFRTYSHWRALQGSEKLLQLTTNFPNNQNSNENTIHTNRSTEVDSGKYHNHQDPMYYCHQTNSKNFFTMQMQVMV, encoded by the exons ATGAGAGCTCGGCTAATAGTGTTTCCGATCAAGGGGAGGAACTGGTGTTTCAGCCGATCGGTTGACCCCTCCGCATGCGAAGCTCACTCTTCCAACATTCCCTCCACCTTCGTAGAGCTATGGAGCAGGATCTCCAAGCCCGCCAAGGACAAGCTTTCTTGGTATAATCTCGAGCTCCTAATCGATTTCGCTGCTAATCAG ATGAGTAATCAGTGGTGCAATTTGGAAAGGGCTCCGCCTGGGAGTTTCAAGAGCAAAATCCATGG GTTAGGGTTATGGATGCTGTCTGGTGTGAAGCCTTCTGAAATCTTCCTGAAATCCATTACCAAAGAGGTCAATAAAGTTGAAATCATTTATCCATCCAG TTTAAATGGTCTACTTGTTCGCCGAAGAGTACAGCATATAGCCTTCAG GGGAACAATTATTCACAAAAAGTACTTGTATGGATCAGCTTCATTGCTTCCATTGACAACAGTCTTCATG GTGTTACCTTTTCCTAATATCCCTTTCTTTTGGATATTGTTCCGGACATACTCCCACTGGAGAGCTCTGCAG GGCAGTGAGAAACTTCTTCAGTTAACAACAAACTTCCCAAACAATCAAAACTCAAATGAAAACACAATACACACAAATAGAAGTACAGAAGTTGATTCAGGAAAATATCACAACCACCAGGATCCTAT GTATTATTGCCATCAGACGAACTCCAAAAACTTCTTCACCATGCAGATGCAAGTAATGGTGTGA
- the LOC116022536 gene encoding uncharacterized protein LOC116022536 isoform X4, which yields MRARLIVFPIKGRNWCFSRSVDPSACEAHSSNIPSTFVELWSRISKPAKDKLSWYNLELLIDFAANQMSNQWCNLERAPPGSFKSKIHGLGLWMLSGVKPSEIFLKSITKEVNKVEIIYPSSLNGLLVRRRVQHIAFRGTIIHKKYLYGSASLLPLTTVFMVLPFPNIPFFWILFRTYSHWRALQGSEKLLQLTTNFPNNQNSNENTIHTNRSTEVDSGKYHNHQDPIFRNLS from the exons ATGAGAGCTCGGCTAATAGTGTTTCCGATCAAGGGGAGGAACTGGTGTTTCAGCCGATCGGTTGACCCCTCCGCATGCGAAGCTCACTCTTCCAACATTCCCTCCACCTTCGTAGAGCTATGGAGCAGGATCTCCAAGCCCGCCAAGGACAAGCTTTCTTGGTATAATCTCGAGCTCCTAATCGATTTCGCTGCTAATCAG ATGAGTAATCAGTGGTGCAATTTGGAAAGGGCTCCGCCTGGGAGTTTCAAGAGCAAAATCCATGG GTTAGGGTTATGGATGCTGTCTGGTGTGAAGCCTTCTGAAATCTTCCTGAAATCCATTACCAAAGAGGTCAATAAAGTTGAAATCATTTATCCATCCAG TTTAAATGGTCTACTTGTTCGCCGAAGAGTACAGCATATAGCCTTCAG GGGAACAATTATTCACAAAAAGTACTTGTATGGATCAGCTTCATTGCTTCCATTGACAACAGTCTTCATG GTGTTACCTTTTCCTAATATCCCTTTCTTTTGGATATTGTTCCGGACATACTCCCACTGGAGAGCTCTGCAG GGCAGTGAGAAACTTCTTCAGTTAACAACAAACTTCCCAAACAATCAAAACTCAAATGAAAACACAATACACACAAATAGAAGTACAGAAGTTGATTCAGGAAAATATCACAACCACCAGGATCCTAT TTTTAGGAACTTAAGCTGA
- the LOC116022535 gene encoding O-fucosyltransferase 36-like has translation MDRESSSDEEEDHRTLIDQNERRGNGKSPVRSTFQINGFESRPFSSRRFNLSSVKRYGYLIAIVLPLIFLILYFATDIKDVFQTGVANIRTDASFNRMRESELRALYLLQRQQLGLFKLWNHTFVNNSSSSEVNNTVNSTYSSNDVSSNSDFSSSVPRSSVSSELLEDFQADLLSQISLNKQIQQVLLSPHKSGNLLDASGNFTDPDVNAFGRCRKVDQRLSKGKTVEWKPRSNKYLFAICVSGQMSNHLICLEKHMLFAALLGRILVIPSSKVDFEFHRVLDIDHINKCCGRKVVVTYEEFAGIRKNHVHIDKFMCYFSQPQPCFMDGERVKKLKSLGVSMNKLETAWDEDVKKPTQRTSQDILAKFSSDDDVIAIGDVFFADVEKDLVMQPGGPISHECKTLIEPSRLIMLTAQRFVQTFLGGNFIAIHFRRHGFLKFCNAKEPSCFYPVPQAADCINRVVERAKSPVIYLSTDAAESETGLLQSLVTFNGKTVPLVKRPARNSAEKWDALLYRHGLEENSQVEAMLDKTICSLSTVFIGSSGSTFTEDILRLRKDWGSASLCDEYLCQGEAPNFIADTE, from the exons GGCAAGTCGCCGGTCCGGTCCACCTTCCAGATCAACGGCTTCGAAAGCCGGCCATTCAGCTCCCGCCGCTTCAATTTGAGCTCCGTGAAGAGATACGGCTACCTCATCGCTATCGTCCTTCCCCTCATCTTCCTCATTCTCTACTTCGCCACCGACATTAAGGACGTCTTCCAAACTGGAGTCGCCAATATTAGAACCGACGCTTCGTTTAATCGCATGCGCGAGTCCGAGTTGCGGGCTCTGTATCTGCTCCAGCGGCAGCAGTTGGGGCTTTTCAAGCTGTGGAATCATACATTCGTAAATAATTCGAGTTCTTCTGAGGTTAATAACACTGTGAATTCTACTTATAGTAGTAATGATGTTAGTAGTAACTCGGATTTCAGTAGCTCTGTACCGAGATCATCTGTTTCTTCAGAATTATTAGAGGATTTCCAGGCTGATTTGCTAAGTCAGATTTCATTGAACAAGCAAATTCAACAAGTTCTCTTGTCGCCGCATAAGTCAGGGAACTTGTTGGATGCATCGGGTAATTTCACGGATCCGGATGTCAATGCTTTTGGCAGGTGTAGGAAGGTGGATCAGAGGTTGTCCAAGGGGAAAACTGTTGAGTGGAAGCCAAGATCAAATAAGTACTTGTTTGCCATTTGTGTTTCGGGTCAAATGTCGaaccatttaatttgtttggaaaAACACATGTTGTTTGCTGCTTTACTTGGCCGCATTTTGGTTATACCAAGCTCAAAAGTTGACTTTGAGTTTCACCGGGTTTTGGATATAGATCACATTAATAAGTGCTGTGGGAGAAAGGTGGTTGTCACTTATGAGGAATTTGCAGGAATTCGGAAGAACCATGTGCATATAGATAAGTTCATGTGTTATTTCTCACAGCCACAGCCTTGTTTTATGGATGGTGAGAGAGTTAAGAAGTTGAAATCCTTAGGGGTTTCAATGAATAAGCTTGAGACTGCTTGGGATGAGGATGTTAAGAAGCCAACGCAAAGAACTAGCCAAGACATACTTGCAAAGTTTTCTTCAGATGATGACGTTATTGCTATTGGTGATGTGTTCTTCGCTGATGTAGAAAAAGACCTGGTGATGCAGCCGGGTGGTCCCATTTCCCACGAATGCAAGACACTCATAGAGCCCAGCCGTCTTATTATGCTCACTGCCCAGCGATTTGTACAAACATTTTTGGGAGGGAACTTCATAGCAATTCATTTCCGACGACATGGTTTCTTAAAGTTTTG CAATGCCAAGGAGCCAAGTTGCTTCTACCCTGTTCCCCAAGCCGCAGATTGTATCAATCGAGTGGTTGAGAGGGCCAAGTCCCCAGTTATATATCTCTCAACAGATGCAGCAGAAAGTGAAACTGGTTTACTTCAGTCACTCGTTACCTTCAATGGGAAAACTGTACCGCTTGTGAAAAGGCCTGCTCGTAATTCAGCCGAGAAATGGGATGCATTATTATACAGACATGGTCTCGAGGAAAACTCTCAG GTGGAAGCTATGCTGGACAAAACAATCTGTTCTTTGTCAACTGTGTTTATTGGATCCTCGGGATCCACCTTCACCGAAGACATCTTGCGGCTGCGCAAGGACTGGGGATCAGCATCACTGTGCGATGAGTATCTCTGCCAGGGCGAAGCACCAAACTTCATTGCAGATACCGAGTGA
- the LOC116022536 gene encoding uncharacterized protein LOC116022536 isoform X1, with product MRARLIVFPIKGRNWCFSRSVDPSACEAHSSNIPSTFVELWSRISKPAKDKLSWYNLELLIDFAANQMSNQWCNLERAPPGSFKSKIHGLGLWMLSGVKPSEIFLKSITKEVNKVEIIYPSSLNGLLVRRRVQHIAFRGTIIHKKYLYGSASLLPLTTVFMVLPFPNIPFFWILFRTYSHWRALQGSEKLLQLTTNFPNNQNSNENTIHTNRSTEVDSGKYHNHQDPMCVLLPSDELQKLLHHADASNGVSESSMDAICQRYSLNKMDVNKYRHSF from the exons ATGAGAGCTCGGCTAATAGTGTTTCCGATCAAGGGGAGGAACTGGTGTTTCAGCCGATCGGTTGACCCCTCCGCATGCGAAGCTCACTCTTCCAACATTCCCTCCACCTTCGTAGAGCTATGGAGCAGGATCTCCAAGCCCGCCAAGGACAAGCTTTCTTGGTATAATCTCGAGCTCCTAATCGATTTCGCTGCTAATCAG ATGAGTAATCAGTGGTGCAATTTGGAAAGGGCTCCGCCTGGGAGTTTCAAGAGCAAAATCCATGG GTTAGGGTTATGGATGCTGTCTGGTGTGAAGCCTTCTGAAATCTTCCTGAAATCCATTACCAAAGAGGTCAATAAAGTTGAAATCATTTATCCATCCAG TTTAAATGGTCTACTTGTTCGCCGAAGAGTACAGCATATAGCCTTCAG GGGAACAATTATTCACAAAAAGTACTTGTATGGATCAGCTTCATTGCTTCCATTGACAACAGTCTTCATG GTGTTACCTTTTCCTAATATCCCTTTCTTTTGGATATTGTTCCGGACATACTCCCACTGGAGAGCTCTGCAG GGCAGTGAGAAACTTCTTCAGTTAACAACAAACTTCCCAAACAATCAAAACTCAAATGAAAACACAATACACACAAATAGAAGTACAGAAGTTGATTCAGGAAAATATCACAACCACCAGGATCCTATGTGT GTATTATTGCCATCAGACGAACTCCAAAAACTTCTTCACCATGCAGATGCAAGTAATGGTGTGAGTGAGAGCAGTATGGATGCTATATGCCAGAGATATAGTTTGAACAAAATGGATGTTAATAAGTACCGTCATTCATTTTAG
- the LOC116022088 gene encoding 26S proteasome regulatory subunit 7-like produces MASSSPSESESDETKEQPLDEDDIAFPNTDDIGPCVEAIDEAEEEIQNLEKKIKDLLPLRINNTALAPPSKWDRDFDMQILIGADKALKVATCTRIINPNSKDTRYLINFHGPRHYVVGLGDTVPPTDIEEGMRVGVDRRTYKIMVPLPPKMNHNVRMMIVEERPNVTYDDIGGCREQIKTLREVVELPMLYPEKFARLGIEPPKGVLCHGLPGTGKTLVARALANRTSACFIRVISSVLIREGPPMVRQLFQMARCKKPCILFFDEVDAIGCSRLKGHGKEIVRTAKRSRFEGHGEDRDIEVQRAILLELLNQLDGIDPRRNIMVLMETNRTDLLDPAFVRVDRHVAFGLPDAPSRTEIFKIHTRTMNCERDIRFEVLARLCPNSTGADIRNVCTEAGMFAIRERRERVSEGDFLAAIHKVIKGYNRFSTTQKYML; encoded by the exons ATGGCGTCCTCATCACCATCAGAATCAGAATCAGATGAAACGAAGGAACAACCTCTGGACGAAGACGACATTGCTTTCCCCAACACTGAT GATATTGGACCTTGCGTAGAAGCAATAGATGAGGCAGAGGAGGAAATCCAAAATTTGGAAAAGAAGATAAAGGATTTACTCCCCCTTC GGATCAATAATACTGCCTTAGCTCCACCAAGCAAATGGGATCGAGATTTTGATATGCAAATATTAATAGGGGCGGATAAAGCACTTAAG GTAGCAACATGTACGAGGATTATCAATCCAAACTCTAAAGATACAAGATATCTCATAAATTTCCACGGTCCTAGACAT TATGTTGTTGGATTGGGTGACACAGTTCCTCCAACAGATATTGAAGAGGGCATGCGAGTTGG tGTTGATCGTAGAACATATAAAATCATGGTTCCTTTGCCCCCCAAAATGAATCATAATGTGAGGATGATGATAGTTGAGGAAAGGCCAAACGTGACATACGACGACATTGGTGGATGTAGAGAGCAAATCAAAACACTGCGAGAGGTTGTTGAGTTGCCTATGCTGTACCCAGAGAAGTTTGCTAGGTTGGGAATTGAGCCGCCTAAAGGTGTTCTCTGCCATGGCCTTCCTGGTACTGGCAAGACCTTGGTAGCTAGAGCACTGGCTAACAGAACTTCTGCCTGCTTTATCCGTGTCATCAGTAGTGTGCTTATCCGTGAAGGACCTCCCATGGTTCGCCAACTCTTTCAG ATGGCGCGGTGTAAGAAGCCTTGTATACTGTTTTTTGATGAAGTGGATGCCATTGGATGTTCACGGTTGAAGGGTCATGGTAAGGAGATAGTGAGGACGGCGAAACGTTCACGGTTTGAGGGTCATGGTGAGGACAGAGACATTGAGGTTCAGCGAGCTATACTGCTTGAACTTTTAAACCAGCTTGATGGCATTGATCCTCGTCGGAACATTATGGTTCTCATGGAAACCAACAG GACTGATCTACTAGACCCCGCATTTGTGCGGGTGGATCGGCACGTTGCGTTTGGTTTGCCTGATGCGCCAAGTAGGACAGAGATATTCAAGATTCATACAAGGACAATGAACTGTGAAAGAGATATCCGGTTTGAAGTGTTGGCTCGTCTTTGTCCAAACTCTACTG GTGCTGACATAAGAAATGTGTGCACGGAGGCTGGGATGTTTGCCATCCGAGAAAGGAGGGAGAGAGTTAGTGAGGGAGACTTCCTTGCTGCCATCCATAAAGTCATCAAGGGTTACAACAGATTCAGCACCACCCAAAAATATATGCTCTAG